The Sphaerospermopsis torques-reginae ITEP-024 genome has a window encoding:
- a CDS encoding NADPH-dependent FMN reductase: MIQEQNPHSNFQVLAELGMIKTYIPVLLGSSRTLRQSVKVAEFILEELRQWDHIQTELIDLREYQLPILEERSNETSTPLPTVVQFCSQLSQADGVLIVTPEYKGGYPGVLKNALDYLEPLALRYKPIGICTVSSGGFGGLNCLTQLQLVCLALGGLPIPDKLPISNVQELFDEQGNLRNLTFKTKLESFIKELVWYTEAMINQKQSSSTVRIK, translated from the coding sequence ATGATACAAGAGCAAAATCCACACAGCAATTTCCAGGTTTTGGCAGAGCTAGGCATGATTAAAACTTATATCCCTGTTCTTCTGGGAAGTTCCCGAACTCTCAGACAGAGTGTGAAGGTGGCTGAATTTATATTGGAAGAATTACGTCAGTGGGATCACATTCAAACTGAACTCATTGACCTGCGCGAATATCAGCTTCCTATCCTGGAGGAGAGATCGAATGAAACATCAACTCCCCTGCCCACTGTAGTCCAGTTTTGTTCTCAACTTAGTCAAGCTGACGGTGTACTGATTGTTACTCCAGAATATAAGGGAGGATACCCAGGAGTATTGAAGAATGCCCTTGACTACCTCGAACCCCTAGCTTTGCGGTATAAGCCTATTGGCATCTGTACTGTGTCCTCTGGAGGTTTCGGAGGGCTAAATTGTCTGACGCAGTTACAACTGGTATGTTTGGCGCTGGGAGGCTTACCAATTCCAGATAAGTTGCCCATCTCCAACGTACAGGAACTTTTTGACGAACAGGGAAACTTACGTAATTTAACATTCAAAACCAAGCTGGAATCGTTTATCAAAGAACTGGTTTGGTATACGGAGGCGATGATTAATCAAAAACAATCTTCTAGTACAGTGCGGATTAAATAA
- a CDS encoding SDR family oxidoreductase, whose amino-acid sequence MDLGLSGKTALVTASSRGIGRAIAEGLAEEGCQVIICSRNEENLFKAAQQISAKTQQPITPIQVDLSQKTSIQQLLERITNQFEKIDILVNNVGGPPLNYHYELTAQDWQKSFELTFMSQVTISEYLIPIMKKNHGGRIIFITSVAVKQPGILIANAHRASVAVYAKTLSNELGGDNILVNTICPSFTVTDQYYDVVDEQARRKGISPEQVMEEWMKSVPLKRPASTTEVANLAVFLASEKASYITGTCIQVDGGFVRSLF is encoded by the coding sequence ATGGATTTAGGATTGAGTGGCAAAACCGCCTTAGTGACGGCCTCAAGTCGAGGCATTGGCAGAGCTATTGCCGAGGGATTGGCAGAGGAAGGATGTCAAGTTATTATTTGCAGTAGAAATGAAGAAAATTTATTCAAAGCTGCACAACAAATTTCAGCGAAAACTCAGCAACCCATTACACCAATCCAGGTTGATTTGTCGCAAAAAACTAGTATCCAACAATTACTAGAGCGGATTACCAATCAATTTGAAAAAATTGATATTTTAGTTAACAACGTGGGCGGTCCACCTTTAAATTACCACTATGAATTAACGGCACAAGATTGGCAAAAGTCATTTGAACTGACTTTTATGAGTCAGGTGACAATTTCTGAATATTTGATTCCCATAATGAAAAAAAATCATGGTGGCAGGATTATTTTTATCACTTCAGTTGCTGTTAAGCAGCCGGGAATACTGATTGCTAATGCTCACAGGGCAAGTGTTGCTGTTTATGCGAAAACTCTCTCCAATGAACTGGGGGGAGATAACATCCTCGTTAATACTATTTGTCCTTCTTTTACAGTTACTGATCAGTATTATGATGTTGTCGATGAACAAGCCAGAAGAAAAGGAATTTCTCCTGAACAAGTTATGGAAGAATGGATGAAAAGTGTTCCTCTCAAGCGCCCAGCATCAACAACAGAAGTAGCTAATCTGGCTGTTTTTTTGGCTTCAGAAAAGGCGAGTTATATTACCGGAACTTGTATACAGGTTGACGGAGGATTTGTAAGGAGCTTGTTTTAG
- a CDS encoding ABC transporter ATP-binding protein, producing the protein MSEYILKMQQVTVSSKKRKNILDIEHFALRPGELVAMLGPNGAGKSTLLNTINLLQPFQGEMELFGHNVHHANQTLLRRRSALVFQEKLLLNDTVFNNVARALQFRGISTKQIQQKVYATLADFSCEHLANRSVRSLSGGEAKRVCIARGLVTDPELLLLDEPSASLDLGIRSGMIEKIRQWAEVRGASAILVSHNFTDILRFADRAIALFGGCIVQDDKLETLIHRPANEQLARLVGIDNIIPCQVKQSSSGYSINLANGIKFSYPGEIKKSITACCLSGDTFNVYDANSSMQHKPWSVIIEGLVERVVNGMGTYNIWVKVGEQTLIARVPRNHISGNMYRHEMIKLSFNAADAHFV; encoded by the coding sequence ATGAGCGAGTATATCCTCAAGATGCAGCAAGTTACTGTCAGTAGCAAAAAACGTAAAAATATCCTCGATATAGAACATTTTGCACTGCGGCCAGGGGAACTTGTAGCCATGCTCGGTCCTAATGGTGCTGGCAAAAGCACACTGTTAAACACAATAAATCTGTTACAACCTTTCCAGGGTGAAATGGAATTATTTGGACACAATGTGCATCATGCCAATCAAACATTGTTACGTCGTCGTTCTGCTTTGGTATTTCAGGAAAAGTTGCTGTTAAATGATACTGTATTTAATAATGTTGCCAGAGCATTACAGTTTCGCGGGATATCAACAAAGCAGATTCAGCAAAAAGTATATGCTACACTTGCAGATTTTAGCTGTGAGCATTTGGCAAATCGCTCAGTTCGTTCATTATCTGGTGGCGAAGCAAAACGCGTTTGTATTGCTCGTGGGTTAGTCACTGATCCGGAACTGCTGCTTCTAGATGAGCCTTCTGCCTCGTTGGATTTGGGAATACGTAGCGGGATGATTGAGAAAATTAGACAATGGGCAGAAGTTAGAGGAGCATCGGCAATATTAGTCAGTCATAATTTTACTGATATACTACGTTTTGCTGACCGGGCGATCGCTTTATTTGGCGGCTGTATTGTCCAGGATGATAAATTGGAAACCCTGATCCACCGACCAGCTAACGAGCAGCTTGCCAGACTGGTAGGGATAGATAATATTATTCCATGCCAGGTAAAACAGAGTAGCAGTGGATATTCTATCAATCTGGCCAATGGAATCAAATTTTCATACCCTGGAGAAATAAAAAAGTCCATTACTGCATGTTGTCTGTCAGGGGATACTTTCAATGTTTACGATGCAAATTCTTCAATGCAACACAAACCTTGGTCGGTAATTATTGAAGGGCTAGTAGAACGAGTTGTAAATGGTATGGGGACTTATAATATTTGGGTTAAGGTGGGAGAACAAACTTTAATTGCTAGAGTGCCTCGGAATCATATATCTGGTAATATGTATCGCCATGAAATGATTAAGCTGTCTTTCAATGCGGCAGATGCACATTTTGTTTAG
- a CDS encoding ABC transporter permease: MDNIIQGIIKAVELLVSGNSDVFQVMALTLTVSGLATAISVALGVPLGLWLALKDFWGKQVLTSLVNFGMGLPPVVVGLVVSLFLWRYGPLGNFNLMYTPTAMIFTQAIIALPIVASLSLAAILSINPKLRWQLLSMGATPWQANWLLIKEARLGLMAAVIAGFGRIISEVGASMMVGGNIKGQTRVLTTAIVMEVGKGNYDIAIAISLILLLIAYSIIMFLTILQYDKQSQL; this comes from the coding sequence GTGGATAACATCATCCAAGGAATTATTAAAGCTGTTGAACTTTTAGTTAGTGGTAACAGTGATGTCTTTCAAGTCATGGCACTGACGCTGACAGTGTCTGGACTTGCTACAGCTATTAGTGTGGCATTGGGCGTACCATTGGGATTATGGCTGGCTTTAAAAGACTTCTGGGGCAAGCAGGTGTTAACTAGCCTCGTTAACTTCGGTATGGGATTGCCACCGGTGGTGGTGGGTTTAGTGGTCAGCCTGTTTTTATGGCGATATGGACCTTTAGGAAACTTTAACTTGATGTATACGCCCACAGCGATGATTTTCACCCAAGCAATCATTGCTTTACCCATAGTAGCCAGTTTAAGTTTAGCAGCAATTCTCAGTATTAATCCGAAATTGCGCTGGCAACTGTTATCAATGGGAGCCACTCCCTGGCAAGCTAACTGGTTGCTGATCAAGGAAGCACGATTGGGGTTAATGGCTGCTGTCATTGCCGGTTTTGGACGCATCATCTCGGAAGTTGGCGCATCCATGATGGTGGGCGGCAATATCAAAGGGCAGACAAGAGTGCTGACTACAGCGATTGTTATGGAAGTGGGGAAAGGTAATTACGATATCGCGATCGCAATTTCATTGATTTTATTGCTCATTGCATACAGCATTATTATGTTTCTGACGATCTTGCAATATGACAAACAAAGTCAACTATAG
- a CDS encoding substrate-binding domain-containing protein — protein sequence MQKDRKGATSAIYTSITRISDTSIFYILKSPLELVVIIFYVEAFSLIAKNQALFISRGDDSGTNKLEINLWQQAKIKPAGAWYQETGAGMGQTLQVANEKYGYTLADRATYIFQKQNLSLPILVEGDPKLLNLYHVMEVNPNKFTRVNTSGAKAFSDFLLSPEGQKVIADHGKAKFGQALFFVDAGKTEKDYGL from the coding sequence GTGCAAAAAGATAGAAAGGGTGCAACATCAGCTATTTACACTTCAATTACTCGTATATCAGATACGTCGATATTCTATATTTTAAAGTCACCACTGGAACTAGTTGTTATAATTTTTTACGTAGAAGCGTTCAGCCTGATTGCTAAAAACCAAGCATTGTTTATATCGCGGGGCGATGACTCAGGGACTAATAAATTGGAGATAAATTTATGGCAACAGGCTAAGATTAAACCTGCTGGTGCTTGGTATCAAGAAACAGGTGCGGGTATGGGGCAAACCCTACAAGTCGCTAATGAAAAATACGGTTATACCTTAGCAGACCGGGCAACATATATATTTCAAAAGCAAAACCTGTCTTTACCTATACTGGTGGAAGGAGACCCTAAACTCCTGAATCTCTACCATGTTATGGAGGTGAACCCAAACAAATTCACCAGAGTGAATACTTCAGGAGCTAAAGCATTTAGCGATTTTCTGTTGTCCCCTGAAGGACAAAAAGTGATTGCAGATCATGGAAAAGCCAAGTTCGGACAGGCGTTGTTTTTTGTTGATGCCGGTAAAACAGAGAAAGATTACGGATTGTAA